In Phaenicophaeus curvirostris isolate KB17595 chromosome 14, BPBGC_Pcur_1.0, whole genome shotgun sequence, a single genomic region encodes these proteins:
- the LOC138726518 gene encoding hypoxanthine-guanine phosphoribosyltransferase-like isoform X1: MAHGLQIRDEESGYNKNLFCIPKHYEEDLERVFIPHGLILDRTERLAKDIMQDMGSHHIVALCVLKGGYKFFADLLDHIKALNQNGDRSVPITVDFVRIKSYSNDSPTEKISVVGEELSTLRGKNVLVVEDIIETGRTMKALLSKLKDNEPKMVKVVSLLVKRAHQSPGYRPDYIGFEIPDKFVVGYALDYNEYFRDLNHICILKEKAKEKYRI, encoded by the exons ATGGCTCATGGACTGCAG ATAAGAGATGAAGAAAGCGGCTacaataaaaatctattttgcaTTCCTAAGCATTATGAAGAAGATTTAGAAAGAGTCTTCATTCCCCATGGACTCATCCTGGACAG gACAGAACGTCTGGCTAAAGATATCATGCAAGATATGGGAAGCCATCACATTGTTGCGCTCTGTGTCCTTAAGGGAGGCTATAAATTCTTTGCTGATTTGCTGGACCACATAAAAGCACTAAATCAAAATGGTGACAGATCTGTGCCTATTACTGTGGATTTTGTTAGAATAAAAAGCTACAGT aATGATTCACCTACAGAAAAAATCAGTGTTGTTGGAGAGGAACTGTCTACACTAAGAGGCAAG AACGTGTTAGTAGTGGAG GACATTATTGAGACTGGAAGAACAATGAAAGCACTGCTTTCCAAACTAAAAGACAACGAACCAAAGATGGTAAAAGTTGTAAG cCTGCTCGTTAAAAGGGCACATCAAAGTCCAGGTTACAGACCAGACT ATATAGGCTTTGAAATTCCAGATAAATTCGTAGTTGGATATGCTCTTGATTATAATGAATACTTCAGAGATCTAAAC cacatctgcattttgaaagagaaagccAAAGAGAAATACAGGATCTGA
- the NUDT7 gene encoding peroxisomal coenzyme A diphosphatase NUDT7: MAERGGGEGGTRGGGPRAGAVSGLTRRVGPCRAAAKERARRRLRDFDVGSRFSALPPPKAAVLLPLLLRGGALHLLLTRRSPQLRRSPGEVCFPGGKSEATDKDEIDTALREAKEEVGLEPEKVEVICRLTPGIDKMNYLVTPVVGFIEDTFQATPNPDEVSAVFVVPLEYFVKPLNHSTLPYTTSSGHSSWMHCFVYDDQEHKTSFKIWGLTAHFALFLALAVFGEKPTFEVDYDLDNLASSSESNFMNLYASIFERKKSNL, encoded by the exons ATggcggagcggggcggcggggaggg AGGGACGCGGGGCGGGGGGCCGAGGGCCGGGGCGGTGTCGGGGCTGACGCGCCGGGTCGGCCCCTGCAGGGCGGCCGCCAAGGAGCgggcgcggcggcggctgcgggaTTTCGACGTGGGGTCGCGGTTCTCGGCGCTGCCGCCGCCCAAGGCCGCcgtgctgctgccgctgctgctgcggGGCGGGGCGCTGCACCTCCTGCTCACCCGGCGCTCCCCGCAG CTGAGAAGGTCTCCAGGGGAAGTGTGTTTTCCAGGAGGTAAAAGTGAGGCAACTGATAAAGATGAAATCGATACTGCACTCCGAGAAGCTAAAGAAGAAGTGGGACTCGAGCCAGAGAAGGTGGAAGTCATCTGTAGACTTACGCCTGGAATTGATAAA aTGAATTACTTGGTTACACCAGTCGTAGGATTTATAGAGGATACATTCCAGGCCACTCCAAATCCAGACGAAGTGAGCGCTGTTTTTGTCGTGCCATTGGAGTACTTTGTCAAGCCCTTAAATCACAGCACCTTGCCGTACACCACCTCGTCTGGTCACTCCAGCTGGATGCACTGCTTTGTGTACGATGACCAGGAACATAAAACATCATTCAAGATCTGGGGGCTTACTGCCCACTTTGCTCTATTTCTTGCTCTTGCAGTTTTTGGAGAGAAACCTACCTTTGAGGTGGATTATGATCTTGACAACCTAGCTTCATCCTCTGAGAGTAACTTCATGAATTTGTATGCATCtatatttgaaagaaagaagagtaaTCTGTGA
- the LOC138726518 gene encoding hypoxanthine-guanine phosphoribosyltransferase-like isoform X2, giving the protein MAHGLQIRDEESGYNKNLFCIPKHYEEDLERVFIPHGLILDRTERLAKDIMQDMGSHHIVALCVLKGGYKFFADLLDHIKALNQNGDRSVPITVDFVRIKSYSNDSPTEKISVVGEELSTLRGKDIIETGRTMKALLSKLKDNEPKMVKVVSLLVKRAHQSPGYRPDYIGFEIPDKFVVGYALDYNEYFRDLNHICILKEKAKEKYRI; this is encoded by the exons ATGGCTCATGGACTGCAG ATAAGAGATGAAGAAAGCGGCTacaataaaaatctattttgcaTTCCTAAGCATTATGAAGAAGATTTAGAAAGAGTCTTCATTCCCCATGGACTCATCCTGGACAG gACAGAACGTCTGGCTAAAGATATCATGCAAGATATGGGAAGCCATCACATTGTTGCGCTCTGTGTCCTTAAGGGAGGCTATAAATTCTTTGCTGATTTGCTGGACCACATAAAAGCACTAAATCAAAATGGTGACAGATCTGTGCCTATTACTGTGGATTTTGTTAGAATAAAAAGCTACAGT aATGATTCACCTACAGAAAAAATCAGTGTTGTTGGAGAGGAACTGTCTACACTAAGAGGCAAG GACATTATTGAGACTGGAAGAACAATGAAAGCACTGCTTTCCAAACTAAAAGACAACGAACCAAAGATGGTAAAAGTTGTAAG cCTGCTCGTTAAAAGGGCACATCAAAGTCCAGGTTACAGACCAGACT ATATAGGCTTTGAAATTCCAGATAAATTCGTAGTTGGATATGCTCTTGATTATAATGAATACTTCAGAGATCTAAAC cacatctgcattttgaaagagaaagccAAAGAGAAATACAGGATCTGA